From Pseudomonadota bacterium, the proteins below share one genomic window:
- a CDS encoding transposase, with translation MVYNPKIHNRKSIRLKGYDYSHAGLYFVTICCQNREHLFGKIIDGKLALNNAGVMIEKIWHEISNDFPNIHLNEYITMPNHIHGIIEIPVGADSISAHLSTPISTQISDDISIRKRKRAEMDSAAKRAEMDSAAKRAEMDSAPTVGTGLSRVVQSFKRHTTIEYINMVKQNILPSFDKRIWQRNYWEHIIRNENEFVKISEYIRNNPINWNRDKLNGGEGNFVMEPITPYNEENWMV, from the coding sequence ATGGTATACAACCCAAAAATCCATAATCGCAAATCGATTCGTTTGAAGGGATACGATTATTCGCATGCAGGATTATATTTTGTAACCATATGTTGTCAAAACAGGGAACATTTATTTGGTAAAATTATCGATGGGAAATTGGCATTAAATAATGCGGGTGTAATGATTGAAAAAATATGGCACGAAATTTCAAATGATTTTCCGAATATTCATTTAAACGAATATATAACGATGCCCAACCATATCCACGGAATAATTGAAATCCCCGTAGGGGCGGATTCCATATCCGCCCATTTATCCACCCCCATATCCACCCAAATATCCGACGATATATCCATTCGGAAAAGGAAAAGGGCAGAAATGGATTCTGCGGCAAAAAGGGCAGAAATGGATTCTGCGGCAAAAAGGGCAGAAATGGATTCTGCCCCTACGGTTGGTACGGGATTATCGCGGGTTGTTCAATCATTTAAACGGCATACCACAATTGAATATATTAATATGGTAAAACAAAATATTTTACCGTCCTTTGATAAACGCATTTGGCAACGAAATTATTGGGAACACATCATTCGTAATGAAAATGAATTTGTTAAAATATCAGAATATATCAGAAATAACCCCATAAACTGGAACAGAGACAAATTAAATGGTGGCGAGGGGAATTTTGTTATGGAACCAATAACACCCTATAATGAAGAAAATTGGATGGTGTAA
- a CDS encoding restriction endonuclease subunit S — protein MKNGELKIENSQLPDGWEIKKLGEVCEIKPPKKEAKAKLRGTDLVTFLPMEDLGVLNKEIVGVKERQLKDVAGSYTYFADNDVLLAKITPCFENGKIGIARNLINGIGFGSSEYIVFRSKGEIIQDYLYYFLSREAFRDEGKKLMTGAVGHKRVSKEFIENYLLPFPKSLPEQKRIVAILDKAFAAIAKAKANAEQNLKNAKELFESYLQGVFENKGEGWEEKRIQDITKVVNGYAFASKDFNAANSIKSIKITNVGVKEFVEENNNYLPERYRNAFQDYQVREGNIVIALTRTIIAAGLKVAIVPESYDGALINQRVAALVPNEKLINQRYLYNFLITDGVAKYVLANVNTLMQPNLSINDLKNLIVPCPSLKEQKTIVKKIDALSAETKKLEAIYQQKTEDLEELKKSILQKAFNGEL, from the coding sequence ATGAAAAATGGAGAATTGAAAATTGAAAATTCTCAATTACCTGATGGCTGGGAAATAAAGAAGTTGGGGGAGGTTTGCGAAATAAAACCACCAAAGAAAGAGGCAAAGGCTAAATTAAGAGGTACTGACTTAGTTACTTTTTTGCCAATGGAAGACTTAGGCGTTTTAAATAAAGAAATCGTTGGCGTTAAAGAAAGACAGTTAAAAGATGTAGCAGGCAGTTATACTTACTTTGCTGATAACGATGTTTTGTTAGCAAAGATTACACCTTGTTTTGAAAATGGGAAAATCGGTATTGCGAGAAACCTGATTAATGGAATTGGATTTGGTTCAAGTGAATATATAGTTTTTCGTTCTAAGGGCGAAATAATTCAGGATTATTTATATTATTTTTTATCAAGAGAAGCTTTCAGAGATGAGGGCAAAAAACTTATGACTGGTGCTGTTGGTCATAAAAGAGTTTCAAAAGAATTTATTGAAAATTATCTATTACCATTCCCAAAATCACTCCCCGAGCAAAAACGCATAGTAGCCATTTTGGACAAAGCCTTTGCCGCCATAGCCAAAGCAAAAGCCAATGCCGAACAAAACCTTAAAAACGCCAAAGAACTTTTTGAGAGTTATTTGCAAGGGGTGTTTGAGAATAAAGGTGAGGGTTGGGAAGAGAAAAGAATACAAGATATCACTAAAGTTGTTAATGGATATGCTTTTGCGAGTAAAGATTTCAATGCCGCAAATTCGATCAAATCAATAAAAATAACAAATGTTGGTGTAAAGGAATTTGTTGAAGAAAATAATAATTATCTACCCGAGAGATATAGAAATGCTTTTCAAGATTATCAAGTTAGAGAAGGAAATATAGTAATTGCTTTAACAAGAACAATTATTGCGGCCGGTTTAAAAGTTGCTATTGTTCCTGAAAGTTATGATGGAGCATTAATCAATCAACGAGTTGCAGCATTAGTTCCAAATGAAAAATTGATAAATCAAAGATATTTATACAATTTTCTAATAACTGACGGCGTAGCAAAATATGTACTGGCGAATGTTAATACATTAATGCAGCCAAATCTTTCAATCAATGATTTGAAAAATTTGATTGTTCCTTGTCCTTCGTTAAAAGAACAAAAAACCATCGTCAAAAAAATAGATGCCCTTTCAGCCGAAACAAAAAAACTGGAAGCCATCTATCAGCAAAAAACAGAAGACCTGGAAGAGTTGAAAAAATCCATATTGCAAAAAGCATTCAATGGTGAATTGTAG